The genomic segment ATTGTCTGGTTAAAAAACATTTCAAGCGACATTATTATACAAGAGATAATCAATGCTGATATGAAGTTGTTTCTCAAACTAAGTACATATAGTCTTTGTTTTTCTTCAAATTCTTCTATATTAAAAGCTATATCGTAGCCTAATTTTTTGATTTTAGCTTTTAGGGTTTGTAAAATTTCATCATCTTTTACTTCAAATTCTCCAATCCCATTTGCAAAATTTACCTTTGCACTGCTAACTCCATCTATTTTTAGAGCTACTCTTTCAACAGCGTTTGAGCAGTTTACACAACTCATTCCGCTTATATTTAGCTTAACTTTTTGCATTTTATAGTTCTTTTGAAACCTCAAATCCAAGATCATCAAGCTCTGATTTAAATTTCTCTACATCATCGCTATTTTTTAAATCAACACTTACGATTTTAGGCTCAACACTTAAATCAACTTCTATATCACCAAATTCATCACTTAATGCATTTTTGATTGTATTAGCACAATTTTGGCAATTTATGTTTAAAACTTCAAATTTTTTCATTTTATATCCTTTATCATGTGTTTAAAATCTTTATCGTATACTCTAAAATCTTGGTCGTATAAAAACCCAAGTCTTTGATAAAATTGCATAGTTTTTTCTTTGTGATTATCTACAATAAGTGATATTTTATTATAGTTTTTATCTTTTGCTAAATTATCAGTGTAGTTTATAAGCTTAGTAGCTATTTTGTTGCCTCTGTATTTTTCATCTACAGCTATTGCATCTATATAATACTCATCATCAAAACACTCTTTTTCAAAGATATTTTTATAATGCTTATCGAGATATTCAACATCTTTTCCGCCGTAGCTAACCATAACACCAACAATTTTATTATCTTTTTCAAAAACAGTTGTGTTTTTATAGCTTATACGACACTGTTCGCTTTTAAACATACTTATCAAAAAATCATTTGTGTATTTTTCATCATTACTCTTGCTT from the Campylobacter pinnipediorum subsp. pinnipediorum genome contains:
- a CDS encoding GNAT family N-acetyltransferase, with protein sequence MKFYNYKMIRKANTNEANQCINLLKLALDDIIYTLSKSNDEKYTNDFLISMFKSEQCRISYKNTTVFEKDNKIVGVMVSYGGKDVEYLDKHYKNIFEKECFDDEYYIDAIAVDEKYRGNKIATKLINYTDNLAKDKNYNKISLIVDNHKEKTMQFYQRLGFLYDQDFRVYDKDFKHMIKDIK
- a CDS encoding heavy-metal-associated domain-containing protein, with the protein product MKKFEVLNINCQNCANTIKNALSDEFGDIEVDLSVEPKIVSVDLKNSDDVEKFKSELDDLGFEVSKEL